The sequence GTGCTGCGCGTCCTCGCTCAGCTGGCGCGCGCCCTCGCGGCCACCCACGCGGCCGGCGGCGTCCACCGGGACGGTGCCCCATAGCCCCAGGTGCGGCAGGAGCAGGCGGCGCTCAACCTTGCCGCCCGCTCCACCTGCATTCGTCAGACAGACCTGGCGACTGAGCTCCCCCCCTCACCCGTCCCTGGCGCGGAGGACTCAGCTCCGCGGCGCCTCGTCCGTGGGGACCTCGCCGAAGCGCCCCTCCTCGAAGTCGTGAATGGCCTGGAGGATTTCGCGCTCGGTGTTCATGACGAAGGGCCCCACATGGACGATGGGCTCACGGATGGGCTCCCCCGCGAGGACGAGGAGGTGCGCGTCCTCCTCGGCGCGCAGTGCGAGGTGTTCGCCCTCGTTGGCGAAGACTGCGAGCGCCCCCGGGGTGAGCGAGTCACCATCGGTCGAGACCCGACCACCGGCGACTAGCACGAGGACATTGTGATGCGAGGGCACGGGCACTTCGAGCGCCGTGCCCGCGGTGAGCTTCACGTCGAGCAGTGTGATCGGCGTGAAGGTTCGCGCGGGCCCTCGGGCATCTCCGTACGCTCCGGCGATGACCCGGACCGTGCTGGTGTTGTTCTCACCTCCGACCGGGACGATGGGAATCTGCTCCGCGGTGATGGGCTGGTAGCCCGGCGCGTCCATCTTCCTCGCGCGAGGAAGGTTGACCCAGAGCTGCAGCATGTGGAACGCGCCTCCGCGACGGGAGAAGCCGTGCTCGTGGTACTCCTCGTGGAGGATGCCGGACGCGGCCGTCATCCACTGCACGTCGCCCGGCCCGATGACGCCCGCATGGCCCGCGGTGTCCCGGTGCGCGACGGACCCCTCGAAAGCCAGGGTGACCGTCTCGAAGCCCCGGTGAGGGTGCCAGCCGACGCCGCGCTGACCTTCAGCCAGCGCCGGGTAGTCGTGGCGAGGATGGTAGTCGAGCAACAGGAAGGGACTGGCCCGCTCCTGGGAGAGGCTCCGACTCGGGACGAGGGTCTGCACCCGGAAGCCGTCACCGACCCAGTGAAGCGGACCTCCGCCATGGACGCTCTCGAGAGGACGAGCGCGGGGAAGCGAGCGGGGAGAAGTGGAAGGGGAAAGGGTCTGCGTCGCGGTCTTCATGACAGGAATGTAAGAGCGCGTGCCCCGTCGTAAATCCGCCGTGGGCATGATGCTTATCATCACCTCGTGTGATGGGGTGCGGCGCCCAGCGCTTCCTGGCAGAGGCTCGTGAGGCGATTGGAGGCCCACGTCGCCACGGGCCCGAGCAGTGAGCCCTTGCGACGGACGAGGGCAAGCGAGCGCAGCGGTGGCAGCCCGCCCTCCCAGGCCGCGAGCCGCAATTCCACGAGCCGCCCCGCCGCGAGGTCCTCACGGACGAGGTGCTCGGGCTCGTGGCCCCAGCCAAGCCCGCCCGCGATGAGCGCATGCTTCGTCATCAGGTCGGCGACCCGCCACGTCCGGGTCGAGAAGACGCCCCGGTCCGAGGAGCCGGGCTGGCCAGCCGGAGTGCGCTCCGTGAGGACGATCTGCACGGCGGAGGCAAGTCGTTCATCCGTGATGACGTCCTTCCCCGCTGCCAGGGGATGTGACGGCGCGGCGACCGGAATCATCCGCAGGTGGGCGATGGGACGTTGCTCCAACCCCGAGAGGTCCACATCTGTCCCCGCGATGCCGAGCGTGGCCCGCCGCTCCCGCACGAGCGAGGTCACCGCCGCGAGGAACTCGATTTCGAGCGCCAGCTCCACGCCGGGGTGTGTCTCGGCGAACTCGTGGATGAAGGCCAGCAGCGCGCTCGTCGGGAACATGGCGTCGACCGCGAGCGAGAGCTTCGTCTCCGCTCCACTCTTGATGCGGCCAATCAACGTCTGGAAGACGGCGAGGTCATCGTGAAGCCGCTCCGCCGCGGCGACGACGGCCTCCCCCTTCGCGGTCAGCCGGGGAACCCGGCCGCTCCTGTCGAAGAGGCGCAGGCCGAGCTGCTTCTCGAGCCGCTTCATCGCCTGGCTGACCGCGGGCTGGCCCTGTCCGAGCCGGCGGGCCGCCGCGGTGAAGCTCCCCTCCTCCGCGACCGCGCGGAGCGTCCGGAGCTGATCAATTGTGACGCTTTCGAGCACCCCGGAAGTGCATCACATCGGCGAGGCTGGTGCACGTTGTAGGAAGCCTGTCCCGCCTGCGCTCGCGGTGCTATGTGGCTCCACTTTGAGCCCTTCCGAAATGGAGCGAGTCATGCGGAGCCTCATTCTCTGGACCCTGCTGCTGTTCTCCACGGCGGCCTTTGCGACCGAGACGCGGCTGGTGGTGAGGGCTCGCGCTCGTGACGGCAAGTTCGTCGGGACTTCGATGGGGGGCGTGCAGGTGGTGCTCCGCGACGCCCAGACCGGACAGGTGTTGGCCAGCGGCGTCACCGCCGGCTCCACCGGCAACACCCAGACGTTGATGAAGCAGCCGCAAGCCCGGGGTACGCCCCTCGCGGATGATGCGTCCGCGAAGTTCACGGCCACGGTGGACCTCGCCGAGCCGCGCTTGGTGACGGTGGAGGTCTCAGGCCCCCTGGCGCAGCGGCAGGCGCTCGCCACCAGCACCACCCAGCTCTGGCTGCTGCCCGGCAAGCACGTCGAGGGCGATGGCCTCATCGTGGAGCTGCCCGGCTTCGTGGTGGATGTGGTGACGCCCTCGGCTCACGAGTTCCTCAAGCTCGCGGGCGACAAGAAGCTCACCGTCCCCGTCCGCGCCAACCTCACGCTCATGTGCGGCTGCCCCACCGAGCCCAAGGGGCTCTGGGACTCCAGCCGCTACGATCTGCTAGCCACGGTGAAGCACAACGGGAAGCCGCTCACCCAGGTGCCCATGAAGTACGCGGGGAAGACCAGCACGTTCGAGGGCGAGCTGTCCGTCCAGCAGAAGGGCATCTACGAAGTCACCGTGACGGCCTTTGACCCCACCACCGGCAACGCTGGGGTGGACCACACGACCTTCGTCGTCGAGTAGAGTGCCCGCGGGGTCCACCTGTTTGGCGCTTCCCGGCGGCCAGCCATGCGGGCAGGCTGGGCGCCATGAAAGCCCTGCACCGCAAGGAACTCCATGGATGGTCCCGCTTCGACGAGGCGCGCAACCTGGACTTCCATAGCGTCCTCTGGGTTCGCCCTGAGGGAAACGTGGTCTTCGACCCGCTCCCACTGTCCGCGCATGATGCCGCGCACCTGCGCTCGCTGGGCGGGGTGGCGTGGGCCGTGCTGACCAATTCGGAGCATGTGCGCGCCACGAGGGAGCTGGTCGCCGACTTCGGTGCGAAGGTGGCCGGCCCCCGCGCCGAGTCCGAGACCTTTCCCCTGAAATGCGACCGGTGGCTCGCCGACGGTGAGACGCTCGTGCCCGGCCTGGTGGCGCTGGAGCTGCACGGCTCCAAGACGCCCGGCGAGCTGGCCTTCCTCCTGGAGGACACGACGCTGCTGACGGGAGATCTCATTCGCGGCCAGGTGGGCGGCCGGCTCAACCTCCTGCCGGACGCGAAGCTGAAGGACGCGGCCCGTGCGCGAGCCTCGGTCCGTGGGCTGCTGGCCAGGACGCGCATCGACGCTGTGTTGGTGGGGGACGGCTGGCCGGTGTTCCGCGGCGGGCACGCGGCCCTGGAAGAACTGGTAGCCGCGCTGCCCCACGACACCTGAGCGTTCTGGAGGGGCCGGGACGTGGCTTGCGCGCCGAACCCGGGTCCGAGGAAGCTACCGTCCCATGAAATTCAATCCAGCCGTGCTCATCATCACCGGAGGCTTCAGCCTGTTCTTCTTCGTGTCCGGTGTGCGCGCCCTGGTGCGCAAGCGGATGACGGTTGTGAATCCCGCCCATTCCGGAGCCTGGCCGGGCCTGCTCGGCAAGGCGATGCACTCGCAGCTGCCGAAGAACCCGCTGGACCCCCACCCTTCGCTCCACATGGAGGCGACGGGGGGACGGGCCCTGGGGATGGCCGTGCTCTACCTCGTGCTGGGCGTGGCCTTCCTGGGCATGGGCGTCTTCGCCACGCTGGTGGAGAACGGCGTGCTCTGAAGCAGCGTGAGCTTGTCCCGGCTCCGTGGGGCAGGCTCAGTGGATGTGGTTGAAGTACCCGCGGATGTCCGCCTCGACACCTGCCCAACTCCCCTGCGGTGGTCAGGGCTTGCGGAGGAAGCTCCGGCAGCGGCAACGTCGAAGCCACCTGCAAGTCCCTGATGGGCCTGCGCATGAAGCGGCCCGGCCGTCGCTGGAAGGAGACGAGCGGCCAGCACGTTCTCGACCTGCGCGCCCTCGCACTCTCCGACCGCTGGGGCGCGGTCATGAACTTCACGCGCTCCCCTCTGCAACTGCTCCAGGAAAGTTCGAGGGAGTCTCCCAGTAGCGTGTGCCCTGGTGGGGGTGTGAGACGACCCGCGAACTCTCTGCATCATTTTTCTCCTCGTCGGCTCATCTTCAAGTTGAGGGGATCTGCTCGGCCCCACGAAGGTGAACCCGGGACGAGCCGAGTACCCACTCATGCTGCATCGGGGAGAAAGGGACCGCTACGCATGGGAGAGAAACGCGACGAGTTCTTGCATGGCTCGCCGCATCTCCGCCCCCTGAGCGTGACGTGGCCTGTTCTCAGCTTGAACACAACCCCGAAACACCACCGCCACCCTGAAGGACAAATCGTGCAAATGCACCGACGTCTCCCTTTTCTCGCCGCCGTGCTGATTACCCTCGCAGCCTGCACCTCTCAGCCGACCGGCGCTGTTCAGTTCGCCGCCTCCGTGTCCCAGGCACTCTCCTCCAATGACATCACCCGCGTCAGGGTGACTGTCTCCGCCTCTGACATGCCTTCCCATGTCGTCGAGCTGGCCAAATCCAATGGCGTATGGGGCGGCCTCATCGGCAACCTCCCCGCTGACTCCAACCGCTCCTTCCTCGCCGAGGCCTTCGACTCCTCTGGCACCCTTCGCTTCCAGGGCCAGACGGGGGGCGTCACCATCACCGCCAACCAGACGACAGCCGTGGCACTTACCCTCCAGGAGGTAACGCCCCCTCCTGCCTATGGCAATGAGGCCCCCGTCATCGAGTCCGTCGTCGCGTCCACCACCTCCGTCCCGACGGGAGGCACTCTCACCCTCACCGGGGCGGCCCAGGACCCCAATCCGGGGGATTCCCTCACCTATACCTGGACCGCCACGGGCGGCACTTTCTCCGCCGCCAGCGCGGCCTCCACCTCTTGGACGGCGCCCTCCGCCACCGGCGTCCAGACCCTGACCCTCTCCGTGATGGACTCCCAGGGGACCGCCATCTCCCTCTCCCTCGCCATCAACGTCGTCTCCGGCGCCAGCACCGGCGAAGTCGCCGTCGCCATCTCATTCAACCTCTCCCCCGTCGTCTCCAAGGTCTCCGCCTCGCTCAACCGCCTGGACGCGGGCCAGTCCACCGTGCTCTCCGCCAGCATTTCCGATGCGGATGGGGATGCCCTCTCCTATCAGTGGACCGCCTCCTGCCCGGGCACCTGGACAGCTGCGACGTCCAGCGCCGCCTCCTTCGTCCCCTCCTCCGTCCCTTCCAGCGCCTGCAACAACTGCCGGCTTACCCTCACGGTCCAGGACGGTCGCGGGGGGCAAAGCACGGGGACCCTCAACCTCTGCGTCACCTCCGCCTCCACCGAGCGCTTCGCGCCTGTCTTTACCCACTTCTACCAATCCTCCACCGCAGCCTCCCCGGGCCAGAGCGTCGCGTTTGACGTCACCGCGATGGACCCGCAGGCCAGCGCCATGACGTTTGCCTGGAGCACCAACCTCGGCTCGCTGGCCTCGGAGCAGACGACCGCCACCACCAGCCACGTCGTGTGGACGCCAACTTCGTGCGCGCAGGCGGGCGTCACCCCCTCCGTCACCGCGGTCGTCACCAATGCCTACGGCCGATCTGCCTCCAAGACCTTCGCCGTCTCCGGGCTGCCGACATGTGGACCCAGCGGGTGGTCGTCCGCAGGCACCATGACGTCCCCCCGCCGCAGCCACACCGCCACCCTGCTTCCCACGGGCAAGGTGCTCATCGCGGGAGGCAACAATGCTAGCGGCAGCCTCTCCCAGGCCGAGCTGTATGACCCGAACACCAAGGGCTGGTCCGCCACCCCCCCCATGACCTCGGCGCGCTACGGCCACACCGCCACCCGGCTCCCCTCCGGCAAGGTGCTCGTTACGGGGGGTATCAATGGCAGCACCTCTCTCCGCCAGGCGGAGCTGTACGACGCGGCCACCAATACCTGGTCCTCCGCCGCCGACATGACCAGCGCCCGCAGCAGTCACAGCGCCACCCTGCTCTCATCTGGCAAGGTGCTCATCGTGGGGGGCTACTCGGGCAGCGCCCACCTCTCCACCGCGGAGGTGTACGACCCAGCCACCAATGCCTGGTCCCCCGCCGGAACCCTGAGCACGGCTCGCCGCAGCCACACCGCCACCCTGCTCTCCTCTGGCAAGGTCCTCGTCTCGGGGGGCGGGAATGAAAACCTCGTCTCCACCGCGGAAGCGTACGACCCGGCCACCAACGCCTGGTCCCCCGCCGGAACCCTGAGCACGCCGCTCACCTACCACTCCGCCACCCTGCTCCCCTCCGGCAAGGTGCTCGCCACGGGCGGCTGGTTCACCATCGCCCGCGCCTACGCGCAGCTGTACGACCCGGCCACCAACGCCTGGTCCTCGACCACCTACATGTCCATCGGCCGCTCGCTCGCCAACGCCACCCTGCTTCCCTCCGGCAAGGTGCTCGTCTCGGCGGGAGACTACAGCCCCAACTACCCCCTGGGCTCCGCCGAGGTGTACGACCCAGCCACCAGCACCTGGGCGTCCGCCGGCTCCATGGTCTCGGCGCGCTACTCCTTCACCGCCACCCTGCTCCCCTCCGGCCAGGTGCTCTGCGTGGGGGGATACAATGGGGCGTACGTCGCTTCGGCGGAGCTCTACACGCCCTGACCCGTTGTCCGCCTCCGAAGCCGGGCGGAATGACTCCACCTCGGGCAGCCGGGGTAGCAGCGTGTGCACGGTGCACCGCAGCGCGCCGGTGCCCTTGCCGTGGACGATTCGCACGTCGGGCAGGCCCTTCTCGCGGCAGGCCCAGAGAGGTGCTCGGTGACGAGCTCCTTCACCTCACGAGGGTGAAAGAGGTGCCGGTCGAGGTTCCCGTCGATGGGAACCTCGACCGGCTGCACGAAGCCGACCGCGTCCTCCGCCTAGAGCCGCAACCCCCGTCAGCCCGGATGCTCCGGAATGGCGCGCCCGCACCATCCGGTGGCGATCCAGAATGGTGCACCGCTCCACATCGGGCAAATCCACCCCAATAAATCCAGCCAGTTAGACTTGGCACTCCACGTGCTCATGTCTCCGGGTGTCAGGGCGTCCGAAGAGGATGTACCCCACTTAAGGAGACTCATCATGGAAGTCCGCTTCTACGGGGTTCGGGGCAGCATCGCGGTGTCGGGCTCGCGCATTGGCGGCAACACGGCGTGCGTGGAGGTGACGAGCCAGGGCCACCGGCTCATCCTCGACGCGGGCACGGGCATCCGGGCGCTGGGCGAAGTCATGATGCGCGAGGGCGCTCCCCAGAAGGCCACCATGTTCTTCTCGCACCTGCACTGGGACCATGTGCAGGGCTTCCCCTTCTTCACGCCTGCGTACCTGCCCACGTCGGAGCTGACGATGTACGGCCCCGGCGCCAACGGCGCTCAGGCGCTCCAGTCCGAGCTGGCGGCGCAGATGCAGCCGCCGCACTTCCCGGTGCCGCTGTCCACCATGCGCTCGCGGATGGACTTCCGCTCCGCGCTGCACGCGCAGCCGGTGGAGGTGGGCCCGTTCAAGGTGACGCCCATCGACGTGCCGCATCCGCAGGGGTGCCTCGCGTACCGCGTGGAGGCGGACGGCCACTCGTTCGTCTACGCCACGGACGTGGAGGTGCGCATGCAGGACCTCGCCCCCGAGGTGGCGCGCCTCTTCGACGGCGTGGACGTGCTGTGCCTGGACGCCCAGTACACGCCCGACGAGTACGAGGGCCGCAAGGGCATGCCCAAGAAGGGCTGGGGCCACTCGACGATGATGGACGCGGCGGGCGTGGCGAAGCTGGTGAACGCGCGCCGGCTGTGCCTCTTCCACCACGACCCGGCGCACCCGGACGAGGTGTTGGAGGACATGGCCGAGCAGGCCCGCTCGCTCTTCCCGGTCGTCGAGCCCGCGCGTGAGGGCCAGCGGCTCGTCCTCGGCCACGCGGCCTGAGAGGGGCGGCCCCATGCCCTCCGGATGCTATGGTGAAGCCGCGGCGTTCGTCCTTCCGCCGCTGCCCCCCATGCCCCACCCGCCCGCGGACATCACCCAGGTCCTCCTCCCCTTCGGCGGCCTTGTCGGGCGGGAGGTGGACCTCGACGCGTTCCTCCAGACGCTGATGGACCGCATCGCCACGACGATGCAGGCGGACCGGGGCACGCTGTGGCTGTTGGACCCGGCGCGCCGCGAGCTGTTCAGCCGCGCGGCGCACCTGCCGGAGGTGTCACAGATTCGCGTCAAGCTGGGCCAGGGCGTCGCCGGCACCGTGGCCGAGATGGGCCAGGCCATCAACGTGCCGGACCCGCGCGGCGAGCGCCGCTTCTTCGCGGACATCGACCGGATGACGGGCTACCGCACCACCAGCCTGCTGGCGGTGCCCCTGCGCGACGCGGACGGCGCCCTCTACGGCGTGCTCCAGGTCCTCAACCGGCGCGGCGGAGACACCTTCACCGCGGACGACACAGAGCGGCTCACCGCGATTGCCTCGCAGGTGAGCACCGCGCTGCAGAGCACCAGCCTCTACCAGGAGCTCCAGCGCGCCAAGGACCAGCCCCAGGCGCCCGTCGGCTACTTCTTCAACCGCATCATCGGCGAGTCTCCCCAGCTCCAGACCATCTACCGACTGGTGCGCAAGGCCGCGCCCACCGACGCCACGGTGCTGCTGCGTGGAGAGAGCGGCAGCGGCAAGGAGCTGTTCGCCCGCGCCGTCCACGTCAACGGCCCCCGGAGAGATCAGCCCTTCATCAAGGTGGACTGCGCCGCGCTGCCGGCCACGCTGATTGAGAACGAGCTGTTCGGCCACGAGCGGGGCGCCTACACCGGCGCGGACCACCGCATGCCCGGCAAGTTCGAGGCGGCCACCGGCGGCACGGTGTTCATCGACGAGATTGGCGAGCTGCCCCTTCCGGTGCAGGGCAAGCTGCTGCGCGTCCTCCAGGACCGCGAGTTCGAGCGCGTGGGTGGCACCCAGGCGGTGAAGGTGGACGTGCGCATCGTCGCCGCCACGCACCGGGACCTCGCCCGCATGGTGGCGGAAGGACGCTTCCGCGAGGACCTCTACTACCGCATCAAGGTGGTGGAGGTGGTGCTGCCGCCCCTGCGCGAGCGCGGCGCGGAGGACATCGAGCGGCTCGCGCGTCACTTCGTCGCCGCCGTGGCCAAGCGCCACCGGTTGCAGCCGCCCCGCCTCAGCCCTGCGGCGCTGGAGCGCCTCAAGCGCTACCGCTGGCCCGGCAACGTGCGCGAATTGGAGAACTGCATCGAGAGCGCGGTGGTGCTGTGCGAGGGCGAAATCCTCGAGGAGCACCTGCCGCTGCCCAACCTGGACCGCGCGGCGCCCGCTTCCGTCTCCGCCGCTCCCGCGTCGGGTGAAGACCGCGTCGCGAGCGAGGCCGCTGCCGGTGGCTCCGCCGAGGCCGGCCTCCTGCCGCTGGCGGAGGTGGAGCGGCGCCACATCCTGCGCGTGCTGGACGCGGTGAAGGGCAACCGCACGGCGGCGGCGCGGGTGCTGGAGATTGGCCGCAACACGCTGTCGCGAAAGCTCAAGGAGTACGGCCTGGGCGACGAGGCCTGACGCGCCGCGCGAGGGGTTGCGCACGCCCCTGTCTTCCGGGGCAGGGCTTCCGGTGACTGGCGGTCAATTGGGGCGGGTGGCTTGTTCCGGGCACGCGGTCGGCGTACGACCAGAGGGCTCGAACTCCATGGCCGCGAGGCCATACCCCAGGGGGACCGAATGAAGGTGGTCAACAAGCTGCTGGCGAAGCTCCCGGACGAGGTGGCTCGACAGGTTCCGGACGTGAAGCTCCTCGACCAGGACATCAAGGTGTCCCTCGCCCAGGGCACCTTCACGACGGAGAACATCCTCCCGCCCAAGCTGAACCTGACCGACTTCACCCTCTCCTTCGAGGCAGGCGGCGAGGCCTCCGTCCGCAACTTCAACTCGCCCGGCGACGTGGACGAGAACCACGTGGTGGGCGAGGCGACGCAGGACGAGGCGACGCCCGGTGCTCCCAGGCCGCAGCTGCTGCTCGGCGGAGACCAGGGGTGGATGCGCTACCAGGTCACCGCGCGCGTGAAGTCCGCGGCGGGCGTCAACCTGGCCTTCCTCTCGGCCGGCACCGGGGGCGAGCTGTCCGTCACGCTCAGCGACTACCGCGCCCACCCGCTCGCGCGGAACATGCGAGAGGCCGCGAAGATGGACCTCGCCGACCTGCGCCTGATGCAGGTCACCGACCTGGCCAAGCTGGCCACGGGCGATGCGCTGGCGTGGCAGGCGCGCGGCCACATCCAGACGCGGCTGGAGCTCAACTGGGCGGACCTCTTCACCTCCAACCTGGGCCGGCTGGCCTTCGTGCGTGGCAGTGAGCTGCTGGCCCTGAAGACGGACGTGAAGGCGGGCGTGTCCGCCAAGGTGGGCATCACCGACGACTACCAGCTCACCTTCTCCCGGCCACGTCCCGGGCGCATCAGCATCGCCATGCGCAAGGCGAAGTCGCACGAGGCCACGCTCGGCGCGGGAGTGGGCGTCACCGTGGAGTTCGTGGACGTGGGGGCGGTGAAGGCGCAGCTCGGCCACGTGCTCGACGCGCTCCTGGGCCCGGCCCTGCTTGAGCTGGCCGGCAAGCTGGGCACGCCGGCGAACGCCAGCGCGGTGCAGGTGATGGACGCGCTGGTGGACAAGGCCAGCAAGCTGAAGCTGGACGAGCTCCAGAAGAAGGTGCTGCGCGCCGCGCTGGACCGCATCGGCCTGGACCCGAATCTCGCCGAGCTGTCCAACGTCAAGGCGGCCTGGGACGACTTCAAGAAGAAGGTGGAGGGCAAGCTGGACGAGGTGGTGAAGACGCAGATCGCCTCCGGCTTCCAGCACGAGTACCTGCGCCTGTCCGAGTCCTCCACGCTGCTGGAGGTGGTGGTGGACGACGCCACGGCGATGCGCTTCCACGGCTCGCTCATCAAGGGCAACCTGGTGGACCTGCTGAAGTGGATGCGGGAGCTGCCGGAGAACCAGAAGTCCTTCGAGCTGAAGAACTACCTCCACACCGCGTCGCTCACGCGGCAGCAGGCCTATGGCTTCTCGCTGGGGCTCGGCTCGTTCGAGGTGCTCAAGGCGCAGAGCTCCCGGAAGGAGACCTGGGTCACCCAGGAGAACTTCCAGGGCGCGCGGCGCCAGGCCTTCGTGGGCCGGCGCGGCTACGAGGACAAGCTGCTCGGCAACCGCGGGCAGTGGGTGGTGGACCTGAAGGCGGACATGGAGCGGTTCTCCCCCACTCCGGTGGCCTCGGACTTCCGCTACGGCCTGCACCTGATGCTGTGGGGCCGGCAGAAGAAGATGTCGCGCAAGGAGTTCCAGGCGGCCATTGACGACGCTGTCGTGTGGGGCGTGCTGGACGCGGCGGACGCGGTGGCCGTCATGGGCACGATCCAGGGAGACCTGGGCAAGGAGCCCATCGAGACGCGGCTCGAGCTGAAGATGGCGGATGACACCTTCCGCGCGCTGGTGCCGAAGGTGCAGGAGCTCGACGTGGGGCTGTTCTCGCGGGCGCTGGCCCGGGCCATGCCGTGGAGCGAGCAGACGCCGCGCGCCTCCGCCGAGTTCCGGCGGGCCGTGTACGCGCCCATGTGGGAGGCCTACCTGCGCGAGGTGCAGCAGAAGGGCAGCCTCATGTCCGGAGACCTGGCGCCGACGCGCGCGGCGCAGATCGCCGAGCACTTCCTCCGGAACGACCCCACGGTGAAGGAGCTGGGCAAGGACCTGCTGCTCATCGAGAGCGAGTGGCGTCCCGACGCCGGCAGCTTCACGTTCGCCCAGGTGACGGAGAAGAACCGGGGCACGCTGGCCAAGTGCCAGGCCTTCGTCAGCGGCATGGTGCGGCTGCGCCGGGCCATCGACGAGCGCAAGGCGCCGGACGAGCTGCGCACCGTGTTCGGCGAGCTGGAGGGCATGTGGAACACGGGCTTCCACCTGCGCGCCGCGGGCTCGCTGCTGTCGGAGCTGTCCCGCGCGACGCCGCTGGGCCTGGCCGGCGTGGAACGGACGTTCTCGGTGACGATGGCGGACCGCGGGGAGCAGCTGGTGTTCTCCACCACCCGGGGCACCGGGAGCTGAGTCGCCTGAGCTGAATCACGGGAGCCCGGGTCGCCGCACCCGGGCTCCTGGTACGCGGGGCTACATCACCCGGGACAGGACCAGCGCGGCGGTCATGGACAGCGCTCCGGCCGCCGCGAAGTGCGTCCAGGCGCGGCGGGCCAGCAGGCCTCCGGAGACAGGGGCCTCGGGACCGAGCACCACCAGCGCCGGCCCTCCGTCCCGCCCGCACAGCACGTACGAGCCTTCTTGGGGCCCGCGCCGGAGCTCGCCCACCACGAAGCACGGCGCTCCTGGCTCGCCCACGCGCTCCCAGGAGAGGGCCTCCGGCTCCGAGGCCCGCATGTGGGCCGGGCTCCCGGAGTCCGTCACGGGCGCCTCTTCGTACCAGGAGGCGGGCACCGTCCCCGGCAGGGCCTGGCAGCGGCGCACCTCCACGGGAGCCATCAGCGTGGATGGGGAGAAGCGCACGGACGCCCTCACCTGCCTCCCCTTCAGCACCAGCACCGGCGCGTAGGCGCGCTCGCGAGACAGCATCGGGCCCTTGCGTCCGTCCGCCGCCACCTCGCGCACCTCCGCCTCGTAGAAGGCGCAGGGCACACCGCCCGGAGACGTCAGCGCATCGGCGTCATCCAGGCTGCCCTGGTACACGCCCCAACCCGGCGCAGTCCCCGCGCGCAGCGAGGCGACGGCCTCGTCCAGCGACCGGGGCACCGAGGCTCGCAGCACGTCCGCCCGGGTGCGTGAGCGCGAGCCCCGCACCGCCAGCCCGGCGGCCACCATCAGCAACGCCAGGCCCGCGGCCTTGGGCACCACCTCCGCGGAAAGCACCTGTCCGAGACCGCCGCGGAACTGCAGCGCCACGCAGAATGAGCCCACCGCCAGGATGCCGAACCACACCAGCGGCGTGCGCCATGGGTGCGCGGACGAG comes from Pyxidicoccus trucidator and encodes:
- a CDS encoding LysR family transcriptional regulator, which gives rise to MLESVTIDQLRTLRAVAEEGSFTAAARRLGQGQPAVSQAMKRLEKQLGLRLFDRSGRVPRLTAKGEAVVAAAERLHDDLAVFQTLIGRIKSGAETKLSLAVDAMFPTSALLAFIHEFAETHPGVELALEIEFLAAVTSLVRERRATLGIAGTDVDLSGLEQRPIAHLRMIPVAAPSHPLAAGKDVITDERLASAVQIVLTERTPAGQPGSSDRGVFSTRTWRVADLMTKHALIAGGLGWGHEPEHLVREDLAAGRLVELRLAAWEGGLPPLRSLALVRRKGSLLGPVATWASNRLTSLCQEALGAAPHHTR
- a CDS encoding sigma 54-interacting transcriptional regulator encodes the protein MPSGCYGEAAAFVLPPLPPMPHPPADITQVLLPFGGLVGREVDLDAFLQTLMDRIATTMQADRGTLWLLDPARRELFSRAAHLPEVSQIRVKLGQGVAGTVAEMGQAINVPDPRGERRFFADIDRMTGYRTTSLLAVPLRDADGALYGVLQVLNRRGGDTFTADDTERLTAIASQVSTALQSTSLYQELQRAKDQPQAPVGYFFNRIIGESPQLQTIYRLVRKAAPTDATVLLRGESGSGKELFARAVHVNGPRRDQPFIKVDCAALPATLIENELFGHERGAYTGADHRMPGKFEAATGGTVFIDEIGELPLPVQGKLLRVLQDREFERVGGTQAVKVDVRIVAATHRDLARMVAEGRFREDLYYRIKVVEVVLPPLRERGAEDIERLARHFVAAVAKRHRLQPPRLSPAALERLKRYRWPGNVRELENCIESAVVLCEGEILEEHLPLPNLDRAAPASVSAAPASGEDRVASEAAAGGSAEAGLLPLAEVERRHILRVLDAVKGNRTAAARVLEIGRNTLSRKLKEYGLGDEA
- a CDS encoding MBL fold metallo-hydrolase, giving the protein MEVRFYGVRGSIAVSGSRIGGNTACVEVTSQGHRLILDAGTGIRALGEVMMREGAPQKATMFFSHLHWDHVQGFPFFTPAYLPTSELTMYGPGANGAQALQSELAAQMQPPHFPVPLSTMRSRMDFRSALHAQPVEVGPFKVTPIDVPHPQGCLAYRVEADGHSFVYATDVEVRMQDLAPEVARLFDGVDVLCLDAQYTPDEYEGRKGMPKKGWGHSTMMDAAGVAKLVNARRLCLFHHDPAHPDEVLEDMAEQARSLFPVVEPAREGQRLVLGHAA
- a CDS encoding Kelch repeat-containing protein, with product MHRRLPFLAAVLITLAACTSQPTGAVQFAASVSQALSSNDITRVRVTVSASDMPSHVVELAKSNGVWGGLIGNLPADSNRSFLAEAFDSSGTLRFQGQTGGVTITANQTTAVALTLQEVTPPPAYGNEAPVIESVVASTTSVPTGGTLTLTGAAQDPNPGDSLTYTWTATGGTFSAASAASTSWTAPSATGVQTLTLSVMDSQGTAISLSLAINVVSGASTGEVAVAISFNLSPVVSKVSASLNRLDAGQSTVLSASISDADGDALSYQWTASCPGTWTAATSSAASFVPSSVPSSACNNCRLTLTVQDGRGGQSTGTLNLCVTSASTERFAPVFTHFYQSSTAASPGQSVAFDVTAMDPQASAMTFAWSTNLGSLASEQTTATTSHVVWTPTSCAQAGVTPSVTAVVTNAYGRSASKTFAVSGLPTCGPSGWSSAGTMTSPRRSHTATLLPTGKVLIAGGNNASGSLSQAELYDPNTKGWSATPPMTSARYGHTATRLPSGKVLVTGGINGSTSLRQAELYDAATNTWSSAADMTSARSSHSATLLSSGKVLIVGGYSGSAHLSTAEVYDPATNAWSPAGTLSTARRSHTATLLSSGKVLVSGGGNENLVSTAEAYDPATNAWSPAGTLSTPLTYHSATLLPSGKVLATGGWFTIARAYAQLYDPATNAWSSTTYMSIGRSLANATLLPSGKVLVSAGDYSPNYPLGSAEVYDPATSTWASAGSMVSARYSFTATLLPSGQVLCVGGYNGAYVASAELYTP
- a CDS encoding pirin family protein, which produces MQTLVPSRSLSQERASPFLLLDYHPRHDYPALAEGQRGVGWHPHRGFETVTLAFEGSVAHRDTAGHAGVIGPGDVQWMTAASGILHEEYHEHGFSRRGGAFHMLQLWVNLPRARKMDAPGYQPITAEQIPIVPVGGENNTSTVRVIAGAYGDARGPARTFTPITLLDVKLTAGTALEVPVPSHHNVLVLVAGGRVSTDGDSLTPGALAVFANEGEHLALRAEEDAHLLVLAGEPIREPIVHVGPFVMNTEREILQAIHDFEEGRFGEVPTDEAPRS
- a CDS encoding MBL fold metallo-hydrolase; protein product: MKALHRKELHGWSRFDEARNLDFHSVLWVRPEGNVVFDPLPLSAHDAAHLRSLGGVAWAVLTNSEHVRATRELVADFGAKVAGPRAESETFPLKCDRWLADGETLVPGLVALELHGSKTPGELAFLLEDTTLLTGDLIRGQVGGRLNLLPDAKLKDAARARASVRGLLARTRIDAVLVGDGWPVFRGGHAALEELVAALPHDT